In one window of Meiothermus sp. DNA:
- a CDS encoding HD domain-containing phosphohydrolase: MTPFTMLASTMGLIAFSSAFFMDVLGLYSSLLFALQVGLLLLAALDDEKRWRSTLVGLLLINVLALGLHTLLRLLDIPVVQVAQTTSSVNLRMGVQGLALLLGGLVVWWLYPRLVVRNRIQALVVALGVLSLLNIGLLFLLAREGLGELVAGFLLQAVLTGPLLGLYLEGSRRQMHTRPIETAYTALLSTVEALARGSKEELWPRLLESAVRVVPGAQAGSIRLRQGSDFVFVAQKGFGEGILGVHSSELEVITWHGNPAAWRQGQPRIANHADIQRIYAVHQENERLASQLNQASQDLVARIRSTLCMPILLGGEVVAEINLDAFRDRAFSEQSVEVARQYALQVTVLLAAHRQQAELEARIHEFEVIEALSAALRGLKGTGEITKRLVRETIRLMNSEHAALLLIEPDGKHLRCYAAAGFFLEIKDVLVPQGQGLSWAAVESRAPVWSQQAHLDKRAFGPFKTPRPPYSEIVMPLFSSKGHPLGVLISARNGAYAYLDRDMRLMQVIANIAANTLERVRANESLEAEIAEKTALLELSQMLGGNDASLLPLALDKIRSMAQADAVALGILEGDAFHVRSVAGHLRSEAMHLLQNPIPREHLARLVQQQEVFQVGDTLSHPLLKVYAKVGIRGLYLIEVVRDPELQAGLAIFRLEPSQGWNTSENRLLKGAAQILGALLLRLERTRQLEAAYDGALRAIGLALEARDRETAGHTDRVAAMAEQLGRALGMSETELRDLRWGAYLHDVGKLTIPDAILLKPGKLTPEEFSTMKTHAPLGDDLVRNLPFVPLAARQVVRHHHERWDGRGYPDGLAAEHIPLSARIFAICDVFDALCSERPYKAAMPPEMAAQELWRSVHHGHLDRHLVEVFLKIQGLEDAMRVSQAAD; this comes from the coding sequence ATGACACCATTCACCATGCTGGCCTCGACCATGGGTCTTATAGCGTTCTCGAGCGCTTTTTTTATGGATGTGCTGGGGCTTTACTCTAGCTTGTTGTTCGCATTGCAAGTAGGGCTTTTGCTGCTCGCTGCCCTGGATGACGAAAAACGCTGGCGGAGCACCCTGGTGGGCCTGTTGCTGATCAACGTGCTAGCCCTGGGTCTGCACACTTTGTTGCGTTTGCTGGACATACCGGTTGTCCAGGTGGCGCAGACCACAAGCTCCGTCAACCTCCGCATGGGGGTGCAGGGGTTAGCCCTGCTGCTGGGGGGGCTGGTGGTCTGGTGGCTTTACCCCAGGCTGGTAGTGCGGAACCGGATACAGGCCCTGGTGGTAGCGCTGGGGGTCTTAAGCCTGCTCAATATCGGGCTCTTGTTCCTGTTGGCCCGTGAGGGGCTGGGAGAACTGGTGGCCGGCTTTTTGTTGCAGGCGGTGTTGACCGGGCCTTTGCTGGGGCTTTATCTGGAGGGGTCTCGCCGCCAGATGCACACCAGACCCATCGAAACGGCCTACACAGCCCTCCTGAGTACCGTGGAAGCTTTGGCCAGGGGTTCTAAAGAGGAACTCTGGCCCCGCCTGCTGGAATCGGCGGTGCGGGTGGTGCCGGGAGCCCAGGCCGGCAGCATTCGTCTGCGCCAGGGTTCAGATTTTGTCTTTGTGGCTCAGAAAGGCTTTGGCGAGGGCATCCTGGGGGTGCATAGTAGCGAGCTAGAGGTCATAACCTGGCACGGCAACCCGGCAGCCTGGCGGCAGGGCCAACCCCGCATTGCCAACCACGCCGACATTCAGCGCATTTATGCAGTTCACCAGGAGAACGAGCGGCTGGCCAGCCAGCTCAACCAGGCCAGTCAGGATCTGGTGGCCCGCATTCGCTCCACCCTTTGTATGCCCATCTTGCTAGGAGGCGAGGTGGTGGCCGAGATCAATCTGGACGCCTTCCGCGATCGGGCTTTTAGCGAGCAATCGGTGGAGGTGGCCCGCCAGTACGCTTTGCAGGTCACGGTGTTGCTGGCGGCCCACCGCCAGCAGGCCGAGCTCGAGGCCCGCATCCACGAGTTCGAAGTGATCGAGGCCCTCAGCGCAGCCTTGCGGGGCCTGAAGGGTACCGGCGAGATAACCAAGCGGCTGGTACGCGAGACCATCCGCCTGATGAACTCAGAACACGCGGCGTTGCTCCTAATTGAGCCGGACGGCAAACACCTGCGGTGCTATGCGGCGGCGGGCTTTTTCCTGGAGATCAAAGACGTGCTGGTGCCCCAGGGCCAGGGTCTTAGCTGGGCTGCGGTGGAAAGCCGAGCGCCTGTCTGGAGCCAGCAAGCCCATCTCGACAAGCGGGCCTTTGGTCCATTCAAAACACCCCGTCCGCCCTACTCGGAAATCGTGATGCCATTGTTCAGCTCCAAAGGACATCCCCTGGGGGTGCTGATTTCCGCTCGCAACGGTGCATACGCCTACCTGGATCGGGATATGCGCTTGATGCAGGTTATTGCCAACATCGCCGCCAACACCTTGGAGCGGGTACGGGCCAACGAGAGCCTCGAGGCCGAGATTGCTGAAAAAACAGCCCTGCTGGAGCTATCGCAGATGCTGGGCGGCAACGACGCCTCACTCCTGCCGCTGGCGTTGGACAAAATTCGCAGCATGGCCCAGGCCGATGCCGTAGCCCTGGGCATCCTGGAGGGAGATGCCTTTCACGTTCGCTCGGTGGCCGGGCACCTTCGGTCGGAAGCGATGCATCTTCTGCAGAATCCCATTCCGCGTGAGCACTTAGCACGCCTGGTGCAGCAACAGGAGGTGTTTCAGGTCGGCGATACGCTCAGCCACCCGTTGCTGAAGGTCTATGCCAAGGTGGGCATAAGGGGCCTTTACCTGATTGAGGTGGTGCGCGATCCAGAGCTCCAGGCCGGGCTGGCTATTTTTCGCCTCGAGCCCAGCCAGGGCTGGAATACCTCGGAAAATCGCTTGCTCAAGGGAGCCGCTCAGATTCTTGGGGCTTTGCTCTTGCGTCTGGAGCGCACCCGGCAGCTCGAGGCCGCCTACGACGGGGCCTTGCGGGCCATCGGTCTGGCCTTGGAGGCCCGCGACCGCGAAACCGCCGGCCACACCGACCGGGTGGCGGCCATGGCCGAGCAGTTGGGCCGTGCCTTAGGTATGAGCGAGACCGAGTTGCGCGATTTGCGCTGGGGGGCCTATCTGCACGATGTGGGCAAGCTCACCATCCCCGATGCCATCCTGCTCAAACCAGGCAAGCTCACCCCGGAAGAGTTCAGTACCATGAAAACCCATGCCCCTTTAGGTGACGACCTGGTACGCAACCTACCTTTTGTGCCCCTGGCAGCCCGTCAGGTGGTACGCCACCACCACGAGCGCTGGGATGGGCGCGGCTACCCGGATGGTCTGGCCGCCGAACACATTCCGCTATCGGCCCGCATTTTTGCCATCTGCGATGTGTTCGATGCGCTTTGCTCCGAGCGGCCTTACAAAGCCGCCATGCCGCCCGAAATGGCGGCCCAGGAGCTATGGCGCAGCGTCCACCACGGCCATCTGGATCGCCATCTGGTGGAAGTTTTCCTCAAAATCCAGGGGTTGGAAGACGCCATGCGGGTCTCCCAGGCTGCCGACTGA
- a CDS encoding GNAT family N-acetyltransferase, whose protein sequence is MNIRPFDFSEADYQAFAAVREAAHPEAPLDIAGLQHLDRTRAQNDVMERFLLEQAGQIVGILEYATPYYDPKPGALEIRYHLHPDAQALEAPLWEFLLAQLAPHQPRELQAQVRENWPEYRFLLTQGFAEVERRWESVLDLQSFDPTPFVRPLPPGIALRPLSELPWQEEAFLQALYELEIELLGDVPSREPITPWPFEVWQARTLGDPNLLPEGYFLALEGPKMVGVTTLFRSHRPQTLRTGLTGVRASHRRQGLALALKLRAIEFARTYGVRYIRTSNHQINRPMLAINEALGFVKEPAAVFLRLSPVPQRPG, encoded by the coding sequence ATGAATATCCGCCCCTTCGACTTTTCCGAAGCCGACTACCAGGCTTTTGCCGCCGTGCGCGAGGCCGCCCACCCCGAGGCGCCGCTGGACATTGCCGGATTGCAGCACCTGGATCGCACCCGGGCCCAAAACGACGTAATGGAACGCTTTTTGCTCGAGCAAGCCGGACAAATCGTAGGGATACTGGAGTACGCCACCCCCTACTACGACCCCAAACCGGGGGCCCTCGAGATACGCTACCACCTGCACCCCGACGCCCAGGCCCTCGAAGCGCCGCTTTGGGAATTTTTACTGGCCCAACTGGCCCCCCACCAGCCTCGGGAGCTCCAGGCCCAGGTGCGGGAAAACTGGCCGGAGTACCGCTTCTTGCTGACCCAGGGCTTTGCCGAAGTGGAGCGGCGCTGGGAGTCGGTGCTGGATTTACAAAGCTTCGACCCCACCCCTTTTGTCCGCCCCTTACCTCCGGGTATCGCCCTACGGCCTCTGAGCGAGTTGCCCTGGCAGGAAGAGGCCTTCCTGCAAGCTTTATACGAACTGGAGATTGAATTGCTCGGGGATGTGCCCAGCCGCGAGCCCATCACCCCCTGGCCCTTCGAAGTCTGGCAGGCGCGCACCCTGGGCGACCCCAACCTGCTGCCCGAGGGGTATTTCCTGGCGCTGGAAGGCCCAAAGATGGTGGGGGTTACCACGCTGTTCAGATCCCACCGCCCCCAAACCCTGCGCACGGGGCTTACCGGGGTACGGGCCAGCCACCGCCGCCAGGGCCTTGCGCTGGCCCTCAAGCTGCGGGCCATCGAGTTTGCCCGAACCTACGGGGTGCGCTACATCCGCACCTCCAACCACCAGATCAACCGCCCCATGCTGGCCATCAACGAGGCCCTGGGGTTTGTGAAGGAGCCGGCAGCGGTGTTCTTGCGCCTCAGTCCCGTACCCCAAAGGCCCGGCTAA
- a CDS encoding GNAT family N-acetyltransferase encodes MVPNLNIRPFEERDYPAIAAVLMAAWPDEVHTEAGLREHDKHAPEIRWGRFVAEVEHQMVGVGEYSQFEGMYHPQKFAAWVTVKPAFRSQGIGKALYRRVLGAIEPHNPISILSSTREDQPHALAWLKKLGFAEKMRYWESRLDVKRFDFGPWAGKIEAVEAAGFELRSMKELESDPAYKQKLYDLWLEARLDVPRPEEISEVSFEDYCKWVFDSRYYLPEGHFVAVDQHTGQYVALSTLWKTDSDYLHTGLTGTRRAYRRKGLALALKLKGIRFAQAYGAREIRTGNESNNRAMLSINEALGFVKQPAWIDLVKVLKEG; translated from the coding sequence ATGGTACCGAACCTGAACATTCGACCTTTTGAGGAGCGCGACTACCCCGCCATTGCCGCGGTGCTGATGGCCGCCTGGCCCGACGAAGTGCACACCGAAGCCGGGCTGCGCGAACACGATAAGCACGCCCCTGAGATCCGGTGGGGTCGCTTTGTGGCCGAGGTTGAGCACCAGATGGTGGGGGTGGGCGAGTACAGCCAGTTCGAGGGCATGTACCACCCACAAAAGTTCGCGGCCTGGGTCACGGTAAAGCCAGCTTTCCGCAGCCAGGGCATCGGCAAAGCGCTGTACCGGCGGGTTCTGGGAGCGATTGAACCCCACAACCCCATCTCGATCCTGAGCAGCACCCGCGAAGACCAGCCCCACGCCCTGGCCTGGCTCAAAAAACTGGGCTTTGCCGAGAAGATGCGCTACTGGGAGTCGCGGCTGGACGTAAAGCGCTTCGACTTTGGCCCCTGGGCCGGCAAGATTGAAGCTGTGGAAGCTGCGGGTTTCGAGCTTCGGAGCATGAAGGAGCTCGAGAGCGACCCAGCCTACAAGCAAAAGCTCTACGACCTCTGGCTCGAGGCCCGCCTGGACGTGCCACGCCCGGAGGAAATAAGCGAGGTGAGCTTCGAGGACTACTGCAAATGGGTGTTCGATAGCCGCTACTACCTGCCGGAAGGGCATTTTGTGGCCGTAGACCAGCACACCGGCCAGTACGTAGCCCTCTCCACCCTCTGGAAAACCGACAGCGACTACCTGCACACCGGCCTCACCGGCACCCGCCGGGCCTACCGGCGCAAAGGGCTGGCCCTGGCCCTCAAGCTGAAGGGCATCCGCTTTGCCCAGGCCTACGGAGCCAGGGAGATTCGCACCGGCAACGAGTCGAACAACCGCGCCATGCTCTCCATCAACGAAGCGCTGGGTTTTGTGAAGCAGCCCGCCTGGATCGACCTGGTCAAGGTTTTGAAGGAGGGTTAG
- a CDS encoding type I restriction endonuclease subunit R — translation MNPFTESTVEEAALAWLEAIGWRIAHGPDLAPDGPAPERTDYGQVVLEQRLRDALVRLNPDLPAEALEDAFRKLTRPEGADLIQRNRNLHRLIVDGVTVEYRGADGHVRGAQARVIAFDDPERNDWLAVNQFTVVENKHTRRPDVVLFVNGLPLAVLELKNAADEDATIWTAWQQLRTYQAEIASLFATNAVLVISDGVQARAGTLTAGREWFKPWRTISGETLADAHVPELQVVTEGLLAPRRFLDLVRDFIVFEDDGSGRIAKKMAGYHQFHAVQVAVAETLRAAELARGDRVAEAGGRYEAGRKPGGMPGDRRIGVVWHTQGSGKSLTMAFYAGRIVREPAMENPTVVVLTDRNDLDNQLFGTFSRCKDLLRQPPVQAESRAHLRELLLVAAGGVVFTTIHKFFPEEKGDRHPTLSERRNIVVIADEAHRSQYDFIDGFARHMRDALPHASFIGFTGTPIELADANTRAVFGDYISVYDIQRAVLDGATVPIYYESRLAKLALDESERPRIDPEFEEATEGEEVERKEKLKTKWAQLEAVVGAEKRLELVARDILEHFERRLEAMDGKAMVVCMSRRICVELYREIVKLRPGWHDDDDGRGSVKVVMTGSASDPADWQPHIRNKPRREALANRFRDPNDAFRLVIVRDMWLTGFDAPSLHTMYVDKPMRGHGLMQAIARVNRVFKDKPGGLVVDYLGLAHELKAALATYTESGGTGRTALDQDEAVAVMLEKYEVCCGLFHGFDRGKWVSGTPQERLTLLPAAQEHILCQENGKDRCVRAVRELSQAFALAVPHDEALRIRYDVAFFQAVAAVLAKRAPGEARPEEEIDDAVRRIISRAVAPEGVVDIFAAAGLAKPDISILSDEFLAEVRGMPQRNLAVELLQKLLKGELATWRRKNLVQARSFAEMLEQTIRRYQNRAIEAAQVIEELIALAREMREANARGEKLNLSEEELAFYDALETNDSAVKVLGDETLRTIARELVETVRNNVTIDWNLRENVRAQLRVLVKRILRKYGYPPDKQEKATQTVLEQAALLSAEWAAA, via the coding sequence ATGAATCCCTTCACCGAATCCACCGTCGAAGAAGCCGCCCTCGCTTGGTTGGAGGCCATCGGCTGGCGAATCGCCCACGGCCCCGACCTCGCGCCGGATGGTCCCGCGCCCGAGCGCACCGATTACGGCCAGGTGGTTCTCGAGCAACGCCTGCGCGATGCCCTGGTGCGGCTGAATCCCGACCTTCCAGCGGAGGCGCTGGAGGACGCCTTCCGCAAACTGACGCGGCCCGAGGGCGCCGACCTGATCCAGCGCAACCGCAACCTGCACCGGCTGATAGTGGACGGCGTGACGGTGGAGTACCGCGGCGCCGATGGACACGTCCGCGGTGCGCAGGCCAGGGTGATCGCTTTCGACGACCCCGAACGCAACGACTGGCTGGCGGTGAACCAGTTCACGGTCGTGGAGAACAAGCACACCCGCCGGCCCGACGTGGTGTTGTTCGTCAACGGCCTGCCGCTCGCGGTGCTGGAGCTGAAGAACGCGGCCGACGAAGACGCGACGATCTGGACCGCGTGGCAGCAACTCCGAACCTACCAGGCCGAGATTGCTTCTCTCTTTGCCACCAACGCGGTGCTGGTGATCTCCGACGGCGTGCAGGCGCGCGCCGGGACGCTCACGGCGGGGCGGGAGTGGTTCAAGCCCTGGCGCACGATTTCCGGCGAGACGCTGGCCGACGCCCACGTCCCGGAGTTGCAGGTGGTTACGGAGGGACTGCTCGCGCCGCGGCGCTTCCTCGATCTGGTACGCGACTTCATCGTCTTCGAGGACGACGGCAGCGGGCGCATCGCCAAGAAGATGGCCGGCTACCACCAGTTCCACGCCGTCCAGGTGGCCGTGGCGGAGACGCTGCGCGCGGCGGAGCTGGCGCGGGGCGACCGCGTGGCGGAGGCCGGCGGCCGCTACGAGGCGGGCCGCAAGCCTGGAGGCATGCCCGGAGACCGGCGCATCGGCGTGGTCTGGCACACGCAGGGCTCGGGCAAGAGCCTGACGATGGCCTTCTACGCCGGCCGGATCGTCCGCGAGCCGGCGATGGAGAACCCGACGGTCGTGGTGCTGACGGACCGAAACGATCTCGACAATCAGCTCTTCGGCACCTTCTCGCGCTGCAAGGATCTACTGCGCCAGCCGCCGGTGCAGGCCGAGAGCCGCGCGCACTTGCGCGAGCTGCTGTTGGTGGCCGCGGGCGGCGTGGTGTTCACGACCATCCACAAGTTCTTTCCGGAAGAAAAGGGCGACCGACACCCGACTCTCTCCGAACGGCGCAACATCGTGGTGATTGCCGACGAGGCGCACCGCAGCCAGTACGACTTTATTGATGGCTTCGCGCGCCATATGCGCGACGCGCTGCCGCACGCCTCGTTCATCGGCTTCACGGGCACGCCGATCGAACTGGCGGACGCGAACACCCGCGCCGTGTTCGGCGATTACATCAGTGTTTACGACATCCAGCGCGCCGTGCTGGACGGCGCCACAGTGCCAATCTACTACGAGAGCCGCTTGGCCAAGCTCGCGCTTGACGAATCCGAGCGACCCCGGATCGACCCGGAGTTCGAGGAGGCCACCGAAGGCGAGGAGGTCGAACGCAAGGAAAAGCTCAAGACCAAGTGGGCGCAGCTCGAAGCGGTGGTCGGCGCCGAGAAGCGCCTCGAGCTCGTGGCCCGGGACATCCTCGAGCACTTCGAGCGGCGGCTCGAGGCGATGGATGGCAAGGCGATGGTCGTCTGCATGAGCCGGCGTATCTGCGTGGAACTCTATCGCGAGATCGTGAAGCTCAGGCCCGGCTGGCACGATGACGACGACGGGCGCGGGAGCGTCAAGGTCGTCATGACCGGCTCGGCCTCGGACCCGGCGGACTGGCAGCCGCACATCCGCAACAAGCCCCGCCGCGAGGCGCTGGCCAACCGCTTCCGCGACCCCAACGACGCCTTCAGGCTCGTCATCGTGCGCGACATGTGGCTCACCGGCTTCGACGCACCGTCGCTGCATACCATGTACGTCGACAAGCCCATGCGCGGCCACGGCCTGATGCAGGCGATTGCGCGGGTCAACCGCGTGTTCAAGGACAAGCCCGGCGGGCTGGTGGTCGACTATCTGGGGCTCGCGCACGAGCTGAAGGCGGCGCTCGCCACCTACACCGAGAGCGGCGGCACCGGGCGCACCGCGCTCGACCAGGACGAGGCCGTGGCAGTGATGCTCGAGAAGTATGAGGTCTGCTGCGGCCTCTTCCACGGATTCGACCGGGGAAAGTGGGTGAGCGGCACGCCCCAGGAGCGGCTGACGCTCCTCCCCGCCGCGCAGGAGCACATCCTTTGCCAGGAGAACGGCAAGGACCGGTGCGTACGCGCCGTGCGCGAGCTGTCGCAGGCGTTCGCGCTAGCCGTGCCGCACGACGAGGCGCTCCGCATTCGCTACGACGTGGCCTTCTTCCAGGCCGTGGCCGCGGTGCTCGCCAAGCGCGCGCCCGGCGAGGCGCGGCCGGAAGAAGAGATCGACGACGCGGTGCGGAGAATCATCTCCCGCGCCGTGGCGCCCGAGGGTGTCGTCGACATCTTCGCGGCGGCCGGCCTGGCGAAGCCGGACATCTCGATTCTCTCGGATGAGTTCCTGGCCGAGGTGCGCGGGATGCCCCAGCGCAACCTCGCGGTGGAGCTGCTGCAGAAGCTGCTGAAGGGCGAGCTCGCCACCTGGCGGCGCAAGAACCTCGTCCAGGCCCGCTCGTTCGCCGAGATGCTGGAGCAGACGATCCGCCGCTATCAGAATCGAGCGATCGAGGCGGCGCAGGTGATCGAGGAACTCATCGCCCTGGCTCGCGAGATGCGTGAGGCCAACGCCCGCGGCGAGAAGCTGAACCTGAGCGAGGAGGAGTTGGCGTTCTACGACGCGCTCGAGACCAACGACAGCGCCGTGAAGGTGCTGGGCGACGAGACGCTGCGCACGATCGCACGGGAGCTGGTAGAGACGGTCCGCAACAATGTGACGATCGACTGGAACCTTCGCGAGAACGTGCGGGCTCAGCTTCGCGTGCTCGTCAAGCGCATCCTGCGCAAGTACGGTTACCCGCCCGACAAGCAGGAGAAGGCGACGCAGACGGTGCTGGAACAGGCCGCGCTCCTGTCTGCGGAATGGGCGGCCGCATAA
- a CDS encoding DUF3800 domain-containing protein, with translation MNSQSITHVGFSDESNWNTGRFRSLGLVTVLVDALEDLNNELKGLLTESGISEFKWEKLRQARERIGAQKMCEFTIKHALDRRLRVDILIWDIQDSRHDIPGRDDIANLQRMYYHLFRNVLRSRWPHGAVWRLHPDEHTAMDWSTVQDCLENVADRLEIERSLFNEGQFRVRLRRDFGLEEIRSALSHEQPLLQLADLFAGMAVFSRTQFDAYQAWLTAKSPQSGLFDDQNEAPDASRSSSERFSVLQHLDARCKKHKLGVSLKRKQGLWTPDPQRPINFWIYEAQHPEDKAPQKRKE, from the coding sequence GTGAATAGCCAAAGCATTACGCATGTTGGTTTCAGCGACGAGTCCAACTGGAACACGGGGCGCTTTAGAAGCCTGGGATTGGTAACGGTGCTGGTTGATGCCTTAGAAGATCTTAACAACGAGTTAAAGGGTCTTCTCACAGAATCAGGTATTAGCGAGTTCAAATGGGAGAAGCTACGCCAGGCGAGAGAGCGGATCGGCGCCCAAAAGATGTGTGAGTTCACGATAAAACATGCGCTTGATCGAAGACTCCGGGTAGATATCCTGATATGGGATATCCAAGATAGCCGGCACGATATACCCGGCCGGGACGATATCGCCAACCTTCAACGGATGTACTACCACCTCTTTCGCAACGTGCTGCGGAGCCGGTGGCCACACGGTGCAGTGTGGCGGCTTCATCCTGACGAGCACACGGCGATGGACTGGAGCACTGTTCAGGACTGCCTTGAAAATGTTGCTGATCGCCTGGAAATCGAACGCTCGCTTTTCAACGAGGGTCAGTTTCGTGTCAGACTCCGCCGCGATTTCGGCTTGGAAGAGATACGGTCGGCCTTGTCTCATGAACAACCACTGCTTCAGTTAGCCGACCTTTTCGCCGGGATGGCAGTCTTCTCCAGAACCCAGTTCGATGCTTATCAAGCGTGGCTGACGGCGAAGTCGCCGCAATCTGGGCTTTTCGACGATCAGAACGAGGCACCGGACGCGTCGCGTAGTTCAAGTGAGCGATTTTCTGTGTTGCAACATCTCGACGCGAGGTGCAAGAAGCACAAACTTGGGGTGAGCCTAAAGAGAAAACAGGGGCTGTGGACGCCCGACCCGCAGAGGCCGATCAACTTCTGGATCTATGAGGCTCAGCATCCAGAAGACAAGGCGCCGCAAAAGAGGAAGGAATGA
- a CDS encoding restriction endonuclease subunit S yields MGGEWREVPFSNVIDFQEGPGILAKDFRDEGVPLVRLSGLDRGSSVLAGCNYLDPEMVARKWSHFALAKGDILLSTSASLGRIAVVGDDGVGAIPYTGIIRMRPRDASIVAPFIRYLLEGPDFQQQAEVVGAGSVIRHFGPTHLRQMTVRLPPPDEQRAIAHILGTLDDKIELNRKQNETLEAMARALFRAWFVDFEPVRAKLEGRWQRGQSLPGLPAHLYDLFPDRLVESELGEIPEGWEMQPLSEVLTIIGGGTPKTSVKEYWDGDIPWFSVVDTPAASDVFVVSTEKTITSQGLAGSSARLIPKGTTIISARGTVGNLAIAGREMTFNQSCYGLRGTGYAGDYFVYLTAQRMIDQLKSMAHGSVFSTITRQTFEAIQRPVPQPAVLTAFEGLVAAWFEAILANVEQSRTLATLRDTLLPKLISGEVRVKDAERFLEERGL; encoded by the coding sequence ATGGGGGGTGAGTGGCGGGAAGTACCGTTTTCAAACGTAATCGACTTCCAGGAGGGCCCCGGGATTCTTGCGAAAGACTTCCGTGACGAGGGCGTCCCGCTTGTAAGACTATCAGGTCTTGATCGCGGCAGTTCTGTCCTGGCTGGGTGCAATTATCTCGATCCCGAGATGGTGGCGAGGAAATGGTCACATTTTGCACTGGCGAAGGGCGACATCCTGCTCAGCACATCGGCTTCACTGGGGCGAATTGCGGTCGTTGGCGACGATGGCGTGGGCGCCATCCCGTATACAGGGATCATCCGGATGCGTCCGCGCGATGCCAGCATCGTCGCGCCGTTCATTCGGTACTTACTCGAAGGTCCCGACTTTCAGCAGCAGGCTGAGGTAGTTGGCGCTGGCAGTGTGATCAGGCATTTCGGGCCGACGCATCTTCGGCAAATGACTGTCCGACTTCCGCCGCCGGACGAACAACGCGCCATCGCCCACATCCTTGGCACGCTGGACGACAAGATCGAACTCAACCGCAAGCAAAACGAAACGCTGGAGGCGATGGCCCGCGCCTTGTTCCGCGCGTGGTTCGTGGACTTCGAGCCCGTGCGCGCCAAGCTGGAAGGCCGCTGGCAGCGCGGCCAGTCCCTGCCGGGCCTGCCCGCCCACCTCTACGACCTCTTCCCCGACCGCCTCGTCGAATCGGAACTGGGCGAGATTCCGGAGGGGTGGGAAATGCAGCCGCTCAGTGAGGTTCTAACGATCATTGGCGGAGGAACGCCGAAGACATCTGTTAAGGAGTATTGGGACGGGGACATCCCTTGGTTCTCGGTAGTCGATACACCCGCTGCGAGCGACGTATTCGTCGTATCCACAGAGAAAACGATCACAAGCCAAGGCTTGGCTGGAAGTTCTGCGCGATTGATCCCGAAGGGCACAACGATCATTTCTGCACGTGGTACCGTCGGCAATCTTGCCATCGCAGGCCGAGAAATGACGTTTAACCAGTCTTGCTATGGCCTGCGCGGGACCGGCTATGCAGGTGATTATTTCGTATACCTGACTGCGCAACGGATGATCGATCAACTCAAGTCGATGGCGCATGGTTCGGTATTTTCGACAATCACGCGCCAGACATTCGAGGCAATCCAGCGCCCAGTGCCTCAGCCTGCTGTCCTTACCGCGTTTGAAGGACTGGTTGCAGCATGGTTTGAAGCTATTTTGGCGAATGTTGAGCAATCCCGCACCCTTGCCACCCTGCGCGACACCCTGCTGCCCAAGCTCATCTCCGGCGAGGTGCGGGTTAAGGATGCGGAACGGTTTTTGGAGGAAAGAGGGTTGTGA